In Croceibacterium atlanticum, one DNA window encodes the following:
- a CDS encoding DUF6152 family protein — MNSKILRRIAAPVLMLAIASPIAAHHSFAMFDQRQIMTIEGDVIEFQWTNPHAFIELEAGDGRHWSIELNSPNNLKRQGWNRVSLRSGEHISLRMNPLRNGKPGGLFLDLRKADGTVLDSGLPKNGQPVNVPQI, encoded by the coding sequence ATGAACAGTAAGATCCTGCGGCGCATTGCCGCGCCTGTGCTGATGCTGGCGATTGCATCGCCCATCGCCGCCCATCACAGCTTCGCCATGTTCGACCAGCGCCAGATCATGACGATCGAAGGCGATGTCATCGAATTCCAGTGGACCAATCCGCACGCCTTCATCGAACTGGAAGCAGGCGATGGCCGGCACTGGAGCATCGAACTGAACAGCCCAAACAATCTCAAGCGGCAAGGCTGGAACCGGGTTTCGCTGCGCAGCGGGGAACACATAAGCCTGCGCATGAACCCGTTGCGCAACGGCAAGCCGGGCGGCCTGTTCCTCGATCTGCGCAAGGCTGACGGCACTGTGCTCGATTCCGGCCTGCCCAAGAACGGGCAGCCCGTGAACGTCCCCCAAATCTGA